In a genomic window of Plasmodium malariae genome assembly, chromosome: 4:
- the PmUG01_04011700 gene encoding Plasmodium exported protein, unknown function, whose amino-acid sequence MIFIKISVFIFLTWTYNFRSNVNKFIKYLDEYYIFGRYLDTGTYRLLAKYERNKNSNFVELEIVSPCDEGYKKKCKSCSENITKTKNKQLNSNSLNNEGVCEEIKKSNITDYSEDDAYFDKKTLNRKYYLKIARDIRNTDYMNLWAKSNHKHKLIFILPTFLLLAGILIYIFERYFIFALCFESISAKWWPTASVSIILFLILTFTVLPAFFYNLKKSVKYNKLVHIKCKMNKSKYDIFPE is encoded by the exons atgatatttattaaaatatctgTGTTTATCTTTTTAACATGGACATATAATTTTAGGAGCAATGtg aataaatTTATCAAATATTTGGACGAATACTACATATTTGGTAGATATTTAGATACAGGAACTTATCGATTACTAGCAAAATATGAACGGAATAAGAATTCAAATTTTGTAGAGTTAGAAATAGTATCACCATGTGATGAAgggtacaaaaaaaaatgcaaaagttgtagtgaaaatataactaaaacaaaaaataaacagcTAAATTcaaattcattaaataatgaagGAGTCTgtgaagaaattaaaaaaagtaacatTACTGATTATTCTGAAGATGATGCATATTTcgataaaaaaacattaaacagaaaatattatttaaaaatagctAGGGATATTAGAAATACAgattatatgaatttatgGGCTAAATCAAATCATAAAcacaaattaatttttattttacctaCCTTCCTTCTATTAGCTGGAAtactaatttatatatttgaaagaTACTTTATTTTTGCGTTATGTTTTGAGTCCATATCTGCAAAATGGTGGCCTACAGCGTCAGTAagtataattctttttttaatattaacttTTACAGTTTTACCAGCCTTTTTTTACAACCTTAAAAAAtcagtaaaatataataagctggtacatattaaatgtaaaatgaataaatccaaatatgatatttttcctgaataa